The Shewanella sp. MTB7 genome includes a window with the following:
- a CDS encoding DUF2947 domain-containing protein — protein MSHTYIPLEQYKRKWIFNHKDLPVTDEDKAFIKPLDQKSSMEVWNKWISNKSSHSERFAKGDWAAKGDAWKETDHWQSAWDSEDPALPEMFADFFDWKDEATVYFCYEKYQVIETRWDVFVRNWKNFLFFDDGPLLISPKQKQAAFIHQNGQYQLGNRG, from the coding sequence TTGTCACATACTTATATCCCACTTGAGCAGTACAAACGTAAATGGATTTTTAACCATAAAGATCTGCCTGTTACTGATGAAGATAAAGCGTTTATCAAGCCACTGGATCAGAAAAGCTCCATGGAAGTTTGGAACAAATGGATAAGCAATAAAAGTAGTCACTCTGAACGGTTCGCTAAAGGCGATTGGGCTGCAAAAGGAGATGCTTGGAAAGAAACCGATCATTGGCAGAGTGCTTGGGATAGTGAAGATCCTGCATTGCCTGAAATGTTCGCCGATTTTTTTGACTGGAAAGATGAAGCCACTGTTTATTTTTGTTATGAGAAATATCAGGTTATCGAAACTCGATGGGATGTGTTCGTTCGTAACTGGAAGAACTTCCTATTTTTCGATGATGGCCCTTTGTTGATTTCACCTAAACAGAAGCAAGCCGCATTTATACATCAAAATGGCCAGTATCAATTAGGCAACCGAGGCTAA
- a CDS encoding 6-hydroxymethylpterin diphosphokinase MptE-like protein: MYLAESNIQSTFSISPFNEYYLPSINRNMFESIDSKTQYNKKFKRDFAKEDMLQVIVGLDSGLLVNYLLEQGIAKGSIYIFIELDTVLNLLNIDIPKELADKLFIYSVEEFQAEFPSTTYAIYILKNNFKHHRSLAATSSHLPEYSILNTQIVKMLEAEHLEQIQNSSQKKYFQQQFKNVSENMLPASLLGNKFNGKSCLIVAGGPSLDDNIDWIKSNREKLFIIAVSRIAGKLAHEGITPHIIVSVDPYDFSFEVNRDMMSLATSSLFVNSFHVSSRLLGQWEGKTLFMDCQYPWQLESTGNINTLGPTVTNASVHLATKMGFSRIILTGVDLCFTDDGFTHTKGSVESNIGPNLGIMGEWVDTYGDKKAETVIQLKLAMQALAAEASVNPEIEFLNLSVNAAKVDGIAHKRIEQIQLTPTDCSPSQLLNLIPDLTIEDKKKNNLTSKKEFNRLADTLKDIIKLSDKALRLSKQLKDDKSPTGMTQKYSIDIGVIDKKINHKYSSVAKLIKTYGLAEFTDFLTTKKTDDWDETHVHQMTHDYYQAYLVVAKQLLELVNDTQIRLTHRVNELSLESNLFALTEFWRKEQQHGRVNIWLSHHTNWQMNGCFKDRPELINTYEQQLNVIKGEYLEQLAITPKEYIDTVKESASMQNVFEKIIVLIRDNDHHGLLKMTRNLKTLAENDDEAKRLYHLTYCHQLQLEQKDSEALQTLLALDEALQSEVELKQISLLALKTSNIDVAEFALAQLSTYSDEYIPQHAHILKLQGKFQESVTAYLDYLDKNSEDVTTWLKLGLFMIEVNELESAKTAFQHALQTDPNNQVAQDHLKQL; this comes from the coding sequence ATGTATTTAGCTGAATCCAACATACAAAGCACTTTCTCAATCAGCCCATTTAATGAATACTATCTCCCTAGTATTAACCGAAATATGTTTGAATCCATTGATTCAAAAACTCAATACAACAAGAAATTTAAACGTGACTTTGCTAAAGAAGATATGTTGCAAGTCATCGTTGGATTAGACTCAGGTTTACTGGTTAACTATTTACTGGAACAAGGTATAGCGAAAGGCAGTATCTATATCTTTATTGAGTTAGATACCGTACTCAATTTACTGAATATTGATATACCCAAAGAATTAGCTGATAAATTGTTTATTTATAGTGTTGAGGAATTTCAGGCTGAGTTTCCATCAACAACGTATGCCATATACATACTTAAAAATAACTTCAAACATCATCGAAGTTTAGCTGCAACCTCCAGTCACCTTCCAGAATACAGCATACTTAACACTCAAATCGTTAAAATGTTAGAGGCGGAACATTTAGAACAGATACAAAACTCGTCCCAGAAAAAATACTTTCAACAGCAATTTAAAAATGTTTCTGAGAATATGTTGCCAGCTTCACTACTCGGTAACAAGTTTAACGGGAAAAGCTGCCTCATTGTTGCGGGCGGCCCATCGTTAGATGACAATATTGATTGGATAAAAAGCAACCGAGAAAAGCTATTTATTATTGCTGTCTCGCGAATAGCGGGAAAACTAGCGCATGAAGGCATTACACCTCACATCATCGTCTCGGTAGATCCTTATGATTTCAGCTTTGAAGTCAATAGAGACATGATGTCACTTGCGACCTCCAGCTTATTTGTCAATTCATTCCACGTCAGTTCAAGACTGTTAGGGCAATGGGAAGGCAAAACGCTATTTATGGACTGTCAGTATCCTTGGCAACTGGAGAGCACGGGCAATATCAATACATTAGGGCCTACGGTGACGAATGCTTCAGTCCATTTAGCGACTAAAATGGGATTTTCTCGCATCATATTAACGGGGGTTGACCTCTGTTTCACCGACGATGGTTTTACCCACACCAAAGGTTCTGTTGAATCTAACATTGGCCCTAACTTAGGGATAATGGGGGAGTGGGTAGATACCTATGGTGATAAGAAAGCTGAAACCGTGATTCAACTAAAACTTGCCATGCAAGCCTTAGCTGCAGAAGCATCAGTCAACCCAGAAATCGAATTCCTCAATTTGTCTGTCAATGCAGCTAAAGTTGACGGTATAGCTCATAAACGCATTGAGCAAATTCAACTGACTCCCACCGACTGCTCTCCGTCGCAATTGCTCAATTTGATCCCCGACTTAACCATTGAAGACAAAAAGAAAAATAACTTAACGTCTAAAAAAGAGTTCAACCGATTAGCTGATACCCTAAAAGACATCATCAAGTTATCTGACAAAGCATTACGTTTAAGTAAACAACTGAAAGATGATAAGTCACCAACGGGTATGACACAGAAATATTCGATTGATATTGGTGTTATTGATAAAAAAATCAATCACAAATATTCAAGTGTTGCTAAATTGATTAAAACCTATGGTTTAGCTGAGTTTACGGATTTTCTGACGACCAAAAAAACTGATGATTGGGATGAAACTCATGTTCACCAGATGACTCATGATTATTATCAAGCCTATTTAGTGGTCGCTAAACAACTATTAGAACTTGTTAATGACACTCAAATAAGATTGACCCATAGGGTCAATGAGCTTTCCTTAGAAAGTAATCTATTTGCACTCACAGAGTTTTGGAGAAAAGAACAGCAACATGGTCGAGTTAATATCTGGCTTTCACATCACACGAACTGGCAGATGAATGGTTGCTTTAAGGACCGACCTGAGCTCATAAATACATATGAACAGCAGCTAAATGTCATTAAAGGTGAGTATCTAGAACAGCTCGCTATCACACCAAAAGAATATATAGATACAGTCAAAGAGTCTGCGTCTATGCAAAATGTATTTGAAAAAATAATCGTGCTAATTAGGGATAATGATCATCACGGTTTGCTTAAAATGACAAGAAACCTTAAAACACTTGCTGAAAACGACGATGAGGCCAAACGGTTATATCACCTGACTTACTGTCATCAGCTACAGCTAGAGCAGAAAGACAGTGAAGCATTACAAACCTTATTAGCGTTAGATGAGGCCTTACAATCTGAAGTAGAGTTAAAACAGATCAGTCTCTTAGCGCTAAAAACGAGCAACATCGACGTTGCTGAATTCGCTCTCGCTCAGCTATCTACGTATTCTGATGAGTATATACCGCAACATGCGCACATATTGAAGCTGCAAGGGAAATTTCAAGAGTCAGTGACCGCTTACTTAGACTATTTAGACAAGAATTCAGAAGATGTAACGACTTGGCTTAAACTAGGTTTATTTATGATTGAAGTTAATGAGCTAGAGAGTGCGAAGACCGCTTTTCAACATGCTTTACAAACCGATCCAAATAATCAAGTCGCACAAGATCACCTTAAACAGTTATAA
- a CDS encoding acyltransferase, which translates to MIKKINYWLQVKRIGPDIPLTHLLLHSKRLGTWLCRKKFAKFGHNSAMRPGSYAICCDHISIGNEVVLRPGTMLFGSEHGPKSVNITIEDYVLIGSGVHIYTANHEFSDPQQPIFSQGHKPIQPVIISTGAWIGANAIILPGVTVGQNSVVGAGSVVTKDVPPFTVVAGQPARIIKQLK; encoded by the coding sequence ATGATCAAAAAAATTAACTACTGGCTACAGGTAAAGCGTATAGGGCCTGACATCCCTCTTACTCATCTTTTACTGCACTCTAAACGGCTTGGTACTTGGTTGTGTCGAAAAAAATTTGCTAAATTTGGCCACAATAGTGCGATGAGACCCGGAAGCTATGCCATCTGTTGTGACCATATCAGTATCGGCAACGAGGTCGTACTCAGACCTGGCACTATGTTGTTTGGATCCGAACATGGACCCAAGTCGGTCAACATCACCATCGAGGATTATGTCTTAATCGGTTCTGGCGTCCACATCTATACTGCTAACCATGAATTTAGTGATCCCCAGCAACCTATCTTCTCCCAAGGACATAAACCCATTCAGCCAGTAATCATCTCCACCGGAGCCTGGATCGGTGCAAATGCCATTATCCTACCTGGTGTTACTGTTGGCCAAAACAGTGTCGTTGGTGCTGGTAGTGTCGTCACTAAAGATGTTCCTCCTTTCACCGTTGTCGCAGGCCAACCAGCACGGATAATAAAACAGCTTAAGTGA
- a CDS encoding oxidoreductase gives MLKGKTILITGAGGLLGSQLTSSLVTQGAKVIATDISMSSVAGKLAELLETESECLSLVELDSTDELAMKEFFSSQAEIDGAVNCTYPRNKQYGTAFLDVSLDSFNENISLHLGSSFLFMQQCAAQFIKQQTPMSVVNISSIYGVVAPKFAIYDGTPMTMPVEYAAIKSALLHLNKYVAAFVKDSRFRVNSISPGGIFDNQPEEFLAAYKNETHGHGMLSPKDLTGSITFLLSDQSTYITGQNLIIDDGFTV, from the coding sequence ATGCTAAAGGGTAAAACAATCCTAATTACGGGAGCTGGAGGTTTACTTGGCTCCCAACTGACAAGCTCTCTTGTAACCCAAGGCGCAAAGGTGATAGCAACTGACATTTCAATGTCATCAGTGGCAGGTAAATTAGCTGAGTTATTGGAGACTGAAAGTGAATGCTTGAGCCTAGTCGAACTAGACTCTACAGATGAACTGGCAATGAAAGAGTTCTTTTCGTCTCAGGCTGAGATTGATGGAGCAGTGAACTGCACTTACCCCAGAAACAAGCAGTACGGAACCGCATTTTTAGACGTATCATTGGACAGTTTCAATGAAAATATCTCTTTGCATCTGGGTTCATCATTTCTGTTTATGCAACAATGTGCAGCACAATTTATCAAGCAACAAACCCCTATGTCCGTCGTTAACATTTCATCTATTTACGGGGTTGTTGCACCTAAATTTGCCATCTATGATGGCACGCCAATGACCATGCCTGTCGAGTATGCCGCCATCAAATCAGCCCTGCTTCATCTCAATAAATATGTGGCAGCCTTCGTTAAAGACAGTCGATTTAGAGTCAATAGTATCAGTCCAGGAGGCATTTTCGATAATCAACCTGAAGAGTTCCTAGCCGCCTATAAAAATGAAACTCACGGCCATGGTATGCTTTCACCAAAGGATCTGACCGGTTCAATTACCTTTCTACTTTCAGATCAATCGACATACATCACAGGTCAAAACTTAATCATTGATGATGGGTTTACGGTATAA
- a CDS encoding acylneuraminate cytidylyltransferase family protein: MKKYAFIFARGGSKGLPRKNIKHLLGKPLIVYSIETALNVTDIDRVFISTDDHEIASIGLAAGAEVIPRPEHLAGDSSPEWLSWQHAVNWVTSKYGEFEQFISLPATSPLRSVEDVKSAMHKLHISRADICITTTPSNRSPYFNMIKETESGFIELVNNEGNAVFRRQDVPQVYDITTVVYVSTPHYILNETGLFAGNVTHTIIPKERAVDIDDIYDFKLAEAILSCKGQVC; the protein is encoded by the coding sequence ATGAAAAAATACGCCTTTATTTTTGCCCGCGGAGGGTCAAAAGGACTTCCAAGAAAGAACATCAAACATTTACTCGGCAAGCCACTTATCGTTTATTCCATCGAAACGGCGCTCAATGTCACCGACATAGATAGGGTGTTTATTTCGACGGATGATCATGAAATTGCCAGCATTGGTTTAGCAGCTGGAGCAGAGGTGATACCGAGACCAGAGCATTTGGCTGGCGATAGTTCACCAGAATGGCTTTCCTGGCAGCACGCAGTGAACTGGGTAACGAGTAAATATGGTGAATTTGAACAATTTATTAGCTTGCCCGCCACCAGCCCATTAAGAAGTGTTGAAGATGTTAAGTCAGCCATGCATAAACTTCATATAAGTCGTGCCGATATTTGTATTACGACAACTCCATCTAATCGTAGCCCCTACTTTAATATGATCAAAGAGACCGAGTCAGGCTTTATTGAACTTGTTAATAATGAAGGTAACGCTGTATTTCGTCGACAAGATGTGCCTCAAGTTTACGATATTACGACGGTAGTTTATGTCTCAACACCGCACTATATTCTTAATGAAACTGGTCTTTTCGCAGGAAACGTGACTCATACTATAATACCTAAAGAGAGAGCCGTAGATATCGACGATATCTACGATTTCAAATTAGCTGAAGCTATTTTAAGCTGTAAAGGACAAGTATGCTAA
- a CDS encoding Gfo/Idh/MocA family protein encodes MKIIAVIGLGNIARRHRQNLKLLFPTAKVIALSASGRIVNEPIEFADLQLSNIETLIDNKPELVIVASPSPYHETHASMLIQHNIPVLIEKPLTSELESANRLLALSQTHSGQIMVGYCLRYLSSAIEVKRLLSEDFIGELYNCQASVGQYLPDWRPNKHYTHSVSANKSLGGGALLELSHELDYLHWLLGPLELNYAQLRNTKELGLDIEEIADLILTNHKGCLCSLHMDFIQKQAQRECTFIGSKGRLHWDLLANTVTHHSHEGTQLLYSAPEWDKNQMYINMLTDFINNIKRGECTTTSLEDASQTVSLIAQIKQQATWGVTQ; translated from the coding sequence ATGAAAATTATTGCAGTAATTGGTCTAGGCAATATCGCTAGGCGTCATAGACAAAACCTGAAATTGCTTTTTCCAACGGCGAAGGTTATTGCTCTTTCTGCCAGTGGCAGAATAGTAAATGAACCGATAGAGTTTGCCGATCTTCAACTCTCTAATATTGAAACGCTCATCGATAACAAGCCGGAACTGGTGATTGTAGCCTCACCAAGCCCATATCATGAGACCCATGCCAGTATGTTAATTCAACATAACATTCCGGTTCTGATTGAAAAACCGCTGACATCCGAACTAGAGAGCGCCAATCGCCTTTTAGCACTATCTCAAACACACTCAGGGCAGATTATGGTCGGATATTGCTTGCGGTACCTCAGCTCTGCCATTGAGGTTAAGCGATTATTATCTGAAGACTTTATTGGTGAGCTATATAACTGCCAGGCTAGTGTTGGACAATACTTACCCGATTGGCGGCCGAATAAGCATTACACTCATTCAGTCTCTGCTAATAAGTCGCTTGGTGGCGGTGCTCTACTCGAATTAAGCCATGAGCTGGATTACTTACACTGGTTACTTGGCCCTTTGGAACTCAACTATGCACAACTTAGAAACACCAAAGAGTTAGGATTAGACATTGAAGAGATTGCCGACCTAATATTAACTAATCACAAAGGATGCCTTTGCTCGCTTCACATGGATTTTATCCAGAAGCAAGCACAACGAGAGTGTACTTTTATCGGCTCAAAAGGTCGGCTACATTGGGACTTATTAGCCAATACAGTCACTCACCACAGTCATGAAGGCACACAGCTACTGTACTCAGCGCCTGAATGGGATAAGAACCAAATGTACATCAATATGCTCACTGACTTTATCAACAATATTAAACGCGGTGAGTGTACAACGACATCCTTAGAAGATGCGAGTCAGACCGTAAGCTTGATTGCTCAAATTAAGCAGCAGGCGACATGGGGAGTCACCCAATGA
- a CDS encoding nucleotidyltransferase family protein: protein MNKVLSKVTISPEKTLRDALQLINAQALQVALVTDDDHRLLGIITDGDIRRGLLNNLSLDALVTQVMNTQPRIASPSTSKKKLLQLMQQHSILSIPLVKNDILVGLETLKSAQQQSHYANPVLIMAGGFGTRLKPLTDRCPKPMLKVGNKPLLEIALSNFIQAGFTNFYISTHYMPEQIKQHFDDGSQWGINITYVHEETPLGTGGAVGLLPKNIPQLPTIVMNGDILTKVDFQLLLKFHDENNADATMCVREYDYQIPYGVISGEGSRITDMVEKPIQRFFINAGIYVINQDIVKSVTANSYIDMPTLLEQKIAEKGEVLMFPIHEYWLDIGRMGDFQQAQVDICALGFDQ, encoded by the coding sequence ATGAATAAAGTATTGAGCAAAGTAACAATATCGCCAGAAAAGACACTTCGTGATGCGCTTCAATTAATCAATGCTCAAGCGCTTCAAGTCGCTTTAGTGACTGATGATGATCACCGTCTTCTTGGCATCATCACTGATGGCGATATTCGTCGTGGACTACTCAATAATTTATCTCTCGATGCGCTTGTTACTCAAGTGATGAATACCCAACCTAGAATAGCATCGCCGTCAACGTCGAAGAAGAAGCTGCTTCAGCTTATGCAACAGCACAGTATTCTATCAATCCCATTGGTTAAGAATGATATTCTTGTTGGATTAGAGACCTTAAAAAGTGCACAGCAGCAATCTCATTATGCGAATCCGGTACTTATTATGGCTGGCGGTTTTGGTACGCGCCTAAAGCCTCTTACGGATAGATGTCCTAAACCTATGCTCAAGGTTGGAAATAAGCCACTACTCGAGATTGCACTGTCCAACTTTATCCAAGCAGGCTTCACCAATTTCTATATTTCCACTCATTATATGCCTGAACAAATTAAACAGCACTTTGACGATGGTAGTCAGTGGGGCATAAACATCACTTACGTTCATGAGGAGACGCCTTTAGGAACAGGGGGGGCCGTCGGCCTACTACCTAAGAATATCCCTCAATTGCCCACGATTGTCATGAATGGTGACATTTTAACCAAAGTCGATTTTCAACTTCTGCTTAAATTCCACGATGAAAACAATGCCGACGCCACTATGTGTGTCCGAGAATATGACTACCAAATTCCCTATGGCGTGATCAGTGGTGAAGGGAGTCGCATAACAGATATGGTCGAGAAGCCTATACAACGATTTTTTATCAATGCGGGTATCTATGTTATCAACCAAGACATTGTTAAAAGTGTTACTGCTAACAGCTATATTGATATGCCAACACTGCTTGAACAGAAAATCGCAGAAAAGGGAGAGGTACTGATGTTTCCTATCCATGAATACTGGCTCGATATTGGCCGCATGGGCGACTTTCAACAAGCTCAAGTTGATATTTGTGCACTTGGCTTTGATCAATGA
- a CDS encoding acetyltransferase, with translation MIKPIIMIGSGGHASVLTDILLQNTHTILAVISPDKGTSSVFNHIQHFDSDDDILQFSQNEVKLVNGLGSLPRQGLRHEIFNYFTQLNFQFETVISQNAMLSPYSTIGVGSQILTGAIIQTGAVIGASTIVNSGAIVEHDCHIGMHCHIAPGATICGNVHIGEHTHIATGANVIQGVSIGKHCIVAAGATVTKDMPDNSIAYGYRSKIEKRS, from the coding sequence ATGATTAAGCCTATCATTATGATCGGCTCAGGAGGTCATGCTAGTGTTCTCACCGATATTTTATTGCAAAACACGCATACTATTTTAGCCGTGATCAGCCCAGACAAAGGCACCAGCTCAGTCTTTAATCACATACAACATTTTGATTCTGATGATGATATTTTACAATTCTCTCAGAATGAGGTTAAATTAGTTAATGGCTTAGGCTCATTGCCTAGACAAGGTTTACGTCATGAGATTTTTAACTATTTTACTCAATTAAACTTTCAATTTGAAACGGTGATATCCCAAAATGCAATGTTATCGCCCTATTCCACGATTGGGGTTGGCTCGCAAATTTTAACCGGTGCGATCATACAAACTGGTGCTGTGATTGGCGCGAGTACCATCGTTAATTCAGGTGCCATTGTTGAACATGATTGTCATATCGGTATGCATTGCCACATTGCTCCAGGAGCGACTATTTGTGGAAACGTCCACATTGGTGAGCATACCCATATAGCGACTGGCGCTAATGTGATTCAAGGTGTCTCGATTGGAAAACACTGCATTGTTGCCGCTGGCGCTACAGTGACCAAAGATATGCCTGATAATTCCATTGCTTATGGTTACCGAAGTAAGATAGAGAAAAGGTCATAG
- the neuB gene encoding N-acetylneuraminate synthase, whose protein sequence is MTLIIAEAGVNHNGDEKLAIELINVAHKAGADAVKFQTFNAKSLVTATAEQAEYQISNTKKVESQLTMLSRLELSYETHQRLIEYCQMLGIQFLSTAFDTESLDFLVNTLQLKRLKIASGEITNAPFILEHARTGCDLILSTGMSTLAEIESALGVIAFGLTTPSDTEPNIDAFSAAYITDKGQKALKEKVTLLHCTTEYPAPFNEINLKAMDTLASVFSLPVGYSDHSQGITIPIAATARGASIIEKHFTLNKKMPGPDHKASLEPDELTAMVAAIRTVELAMGNGVKTPQASEFKNISVARKSLVTAKAIKKGDRFSTDNLSVKRPGTGSSPYQYWQRLGTQAGKDYAAGEVIYD, encoded by the coding sequence ATGACCTTGATCATTGCCGAAGCTGGCGTTAATCATAATGGCGATGAAAAGTTAGCCATCGAACTCATCAATGTCGCGCATAAAGCAGGAGCAGATGCCGTTAAATTTCAAACTTTTAATGCTAAAAGTTTAGTGACAGCCACAGCAGAGCAAGCTGAATATCAGATTAGTAATACAAAAAAAGTTGAATCTCAGCTGACAATGTTAAGCCGCTTGGAGCTGTCCTATGAGACTCATCAACGCCTGATAGAGTATTGCCAAATGCTTGGTATACAGTTTCTCTCTACGGCATTTGACACTGAAAGTTTAGATTTCTTAGTTAACACACTTCAACTTAAGAGATTAAAAATTGCCTCGGGTGAAATCACCAATGCCCCCTTTATACTTGAGCATGCACGTACAGGTTGCGATCTCATTTTATCTACAGGGATGTCGACCTTAGCCGAGATAGAGTCAGCACTAGGGGTTATTGCATTCGGCCTGACAACACCAAGCGACACCGAACCAAATATAGATGCTTTCTCAGCGGCTTATATAACTGATAAGGGGCAAAAAGCACTGAAAGAAAAGGTGACATTATTACATTGTACGACTGAATATCCCGCGCCGTTTAATGAGATAAACCTCAAAGCAATGGATACCTTAGCGTCGGTTTTTTCACTACCAGTAGGTTACTCTGACCACAGTCAAGGGATCACGATACCCATCGCCGCTACGGCTCGTGGAGCCAGCATTATTGAAAAGCACTTTACCTTAAACAAAAAAATGCCAGGCCCCGATCATAAAGCGTCTCTGGAGCCTGATGAGCTAACGGCCATGGTTGCTGCAATTCGTACTGTTGAACTTGCCATGGGAAATGGCGTTAAGACCCCCCAAGCCAGTGAGTTTAAAAATATTAGCGTTGCCAGAAAAAGCTTAGTTACGGCGAAAGCGATTAAAAAAGGCGACCGTTTCTCTACCGACAACTTATCGGTAAAGCGACCAGGTACAGGCTCAAGCCCTTATCAATATTGGCAACGACTCGGCACTCAAGCAGGTAAAGACTACGCTGCTGGGGAGGTGATTTATGATTAA
- the neuC gene encoding UDP-N-acetylglucosamine 2-epimerase: MPKKIAVFTGTRADYGLLYWLISDIQTSKELTLQLIVSGSHLSPEFGNTFEQIEKDGFYIDEKIEMLLSSDSAVGTAKSMGLGIIGYSEALDKLKPDVLVILGDRFEALAVAQTATILGIAILHIHGGEITEGAYDDAIRHAITKLSQIHCTSTETYRQRVIQMGEHPCRVHNVGAIGLDHINRSQLMSLEALSTSLDYSLTKPYFVVTYHPVTLSKEPAQETFSALLDALTQFPSHQVILTYPNADNGGRGLISQLQAYAAQSNGRVLAIPSLGQTRYLSAVKHAAAVIGNSSSGVIEVPAFNVATVDIGDRQKGRLAASSVINTKPIFNAIVNAITQAIDMTEELKVSPVSNPYGQGLASHDIRNILVSMDTDPIKTFYDIEVGQ, translated from the coding sequence ATGCCTAAAAAAATTGCTGTGTTCACCGGCACCAGAGCCGATTATGGTTTACTTTATTGGTTAATATCAGATATTCAAACCTCAAAAGAGCTCACTCTTCAACTTATTGTTTCCGGTAGCCACCTATCTCCAGAGTTTGGTAATACCTTTGAACAAATAGAGAAAGATGGATTTTACATTGATGAAAAAATTGAGATGTTACTTTCTTCAGACTCTGCAGTTGGCACAGCCAAAAGCATGGGTTTAGGCATTATTGGTTACTCTGAAGCACTTGATAAACTGAAACCTGATGTGTTGGTCATATTGGGTGATCGGTTTGAGGCGTTGGCTGTAGCGCAAACGGCAACGATTCTCGGCATTGCAATATTACATATTCACGGTGGTGAAATTACCGAAGGTGCTTATGATGATGCAATACGACATGCGATAACCAAACTAAGTCAAATTCACTGCACATCAACCGAAACATACCGACAACGTGTAATTCAGATGGGTGAACACCCATGTAGAGTCCACAATGTTGGTGCAATAGGCTTAGACCATATCAACCGCAGTCAGTTGATGAGTTTAGAAGCGTTATCTACATCGCTAGATTACTCATTAACTAAACCCTACTTTGTTGTGACTTACCACCCAGTTACCTTATCTAAGGAACCAGCGCAGGAGACGTTTAGCGCGTTATTGGATGCGCTAACGCAATTTCCCTCGCACCAAGTTATTTTAACTTATCCCAATGCAGATAATGGTGGACGCGGGCTGATCTCACAACTGCAAGCCTATGCTGCACAGTCAAATGGTCGTGTACTTGCCATCCCCTCTCTCGGGCAGACTCGTTATCTTAGCGCAGTCAAACATGCAGCAGCTGTAATTGGTAACTCATCAAGTGGTGTTATTGAAGTCCCTGCTTTTAACGTGGCTACTGTCGATATTGGTGATCGTCAAAAAGGCCGGCTTGCTGCAAGTAGCGTCATTAATACCAAGCCAATATTCAATGCAATAGTCAATGCGATAACGCAAGCCATTGACATGACTGAAGAGCTAAAAGTATCCCCTGTGAGTAACCCTTATGGGCAAGGACTTGCCAGCCATGACATTAGAAACATATTAGTAAGCATGGATACTGATCCCATAAAGACTTTTTATGATATTGAGGTAGGACAATAA